A region from the Methanofollis liminatans DSM 4140 genome encodes:
- a CDS encoding PH domain-containing protein produces the protein MSEEITIGKEFKPAPRFRAYYFLSLIIVIVFLVAFAILPAIFAGAPLPVILGIALVISAIAVFVGAWIPMYYQSILYHLTPTEMTWRRGVWFRQTGIVPYNRITNVDIIQGPVMRYFGISDLRIQTAGYSAQQQAEIKLMGIEEPEPLRELIMAQVRGRAPVAAATGGAETSGEEGDVIAELRAIRRLLEGMAGEKR, from the coding sequence ATGTCTGAAGAAATCACTATTGGAAAGGAGTTCAAACCGGCCCCCCGGTTCAGGGCCTATTACTTCCTTTCTCTGATCATCGTTATCGTTTTTCTGGTCGCCTTTGCGATCCTCCCGGCCATTTTCGCCGGCGCCCCCCTCCCGGTGATACTCGGGATCGCCCTCGTGATCTCGGCGATCGCCGTCTTTGTCGGCGCATGGATCCCGATGTACTACCAGAGCATCCTCTACCACCTGACGCCGACCGAGATGACCTGGCGGCGGGGCGTCTGGTTCAGGCAGACCGGGATCGTGCCCTACAACCGGATCACAAACGTCGATATCATCCAGGGGCCGGTGATGCGCTATTTCGGCATCTCTGACCTCCGCATCCAGACCGCCGGATACTCGGCGCAGCAGCAGGCCGAGATCAAACTGATGGGCATCGAGGAGCCCGAGCCCCTCAGGGAACTGATCATGGCGCAGGTGAGGGGACGAGCGCCGGTGGCGGCGGCGACCGGCGGTGCAGAGACGTCCGGGGAGGAAGGCGACGTGATCGCGGAACTGCGGGCGATCAGGCGCCTGCTCGAAGGGATGGCCGGGGAAAAACGCTAG
- a CDS encoding potassium channel family protein, whose amino-acid sequence MMEVEYQPTSLKDVLIEMKDISELMVDLAYSAILFESREIAGEIENLEEIMNRHTYQARISGMLGARRVEEAESMSGLLQIAESAERIANSATEIARIIRRGAKFPQKLREALPEAEEVTVRVEVAPHALLDGTTLGEVKLQSRSGMRVIAIRRGNGWIYDPDKRSVIRGGDILLAKGIGAGVAPLHTMAGATPEPHREWARAGCVDDLDRAVALMIEMKNLSELAVGLAYTALLFTNEDLAREVRALEGRMEDMRYQFDLWVLEAAKRIENVEYLRGLLHLSSFAETIAEAASAIADVLLRDIEIPPVFRMIVRESDEIITRFEVEEGSALANRSLKEMSLATVTGMVVLAIRRGGERWTYRPGRDERLFAGDLIVAKGRRDGEEQLATLCSGKNT is encoded by the coding sequence ATGATGGAAGTCGAGTATCAGCCGACCAGCCTCAAGGATGTCCTCATCGAGATGAAGGACATCTCCGAGCTGATGGTTGACCTTGCCTATTCTGCGATCCTCTTCGAGAGCCGGGAGATCGCCGGCGAAATCGAGAACCTCGAAGAGATCATGAACCGCCACACCTACCAGGCGCGCATCTCCGGGATGCTCGGTGCCAGAAGGGTCGAAGAGGCGGAATCGATGAGCGGGCTCCTGCAGATCGCCGAGTCGGCTGAACGGATCGCCAACTCGGCCACCGAGATCGCACGGATCATCAGGAGAGGGGCAAAGTTCCCGCAAAAACTGCGCGAAGCCCTTCCCGAGGCCGAAGAGGTGACCGTGCGGGTCGAGGTCGCCCCCCACGCCCTGCTCGACGGAACGACCCTCGGCGAGGTGAAACTCCAGAGCCGTTCAGGGATGCGGGTGATCGCCATCAGGCGCGGAAACGGCTGGATCTACGATCCCGACAAACGCTCCGTGATCAGAGGCGGGGACATCCTCCTTGCAAAGGGGATCGGTGCCGGCGTGGCGCCGCTCCATACGATGGCCGGAGCCACCCCCGAGCCCCACCGCGAATGGGCGCGGGCCGGGTGCGTCGACGATCTCGACCGGGCCGTCGCCCTGATGATCGAGATGAAAAACCTCTCGGAACTCGCCGTTGGTCTCGCCTACACCGCCCTCCTCTTCACCAACGAAGACCTCGCACGTGAGGTCAGAGCCCTTGAAGGGCGGATGGAGGATATGCGCTACCAGTTCGACCTCTGGGTGCTGGAAGCAGCGAAACGCATCGAGAACGTGGAGTACCTCAGGGGCCTCCTCCACCTCTCCTCATTCGCAGAGACGATCGCAGAAGCGGCGTCTGCAATCGCCGACGTTCTCCTCCGCGATATCGAGATCCCCCCGGTGTTCAGGATGATCGTTCGGGAGTCCGACGAGATCATCACCCGTTTCGAGGTGGAAGAAGGATCAGCGCTTGCGAACCGAAGCCTGAAAGAGATGTCCCTCGCTACCGTCACCGGCATGGTCGTGCTTGCGATCAGGCGCGGCGGAGAGC